The following coding sequences are from one Capsicum annuum cultivar UCD-10X-F1 chromosome 3, UCD10Xv1.1, whole genome shotgun sequence window:
- the LOC107861732 gene encoding NDR1/HIN1-like protein 13, translating to MADRVYPAAKPATTNGTAAAPATTGGDGGANPAFPANKAQLYNAARPTYRPVPPPRRKHRRSCCCCCCLFITFLIVILILLAAIAGAIFWVLYRPQRPSFSVSTLQVSQFNLTSTKLASKFNLSIVARNPNKKISFLYDPINISFNSDDSEIGSGSLPAFTHDTKNTTTLKTVVSSSGTTLDDSVISTLRSKLNKKKNLPLEIKLDTKVKVKIGSLKTTKVGIRVNCDGIKITVPSGKTPTKATTSDVKCKVDLRIKIWKWTL from the coding sequence ATGGCCGATAGAGTATACCCAGCTGCAAAACCCGCCACCACCAACGGCACCGCCGCCGCTCCCGCCACTACCGGCGGTGACGGCGGAGCAAATCCAGCTTTTCCGGCGAACAAAGCTCAGCTTTACAACGCTGCACGCCCTACTTACCGTCCCGTGCCGCCACCCCGCCGGAAACACCGCCGGagctgttgctgttgttgttgccTCTTCATTACCTTCCTCATAGTCATTCTTATCCTCCTTGCTGCAATTGCCGGTGCTATTTTCTGGGTGCTTTACCGACCTCAGAGGCCATCATTCTCCGTTTCAACTCTTCAAGTCTCTCAATTCAATCTCACCTCAACAAAACTCGCTTCCAAGTTCAATCTCTCCATCGTAGCCCGTAACCCTAACAAAAAAATCTCATTCCTCTACGATCCGATCAACATTTCGTTCAATTCCGACGATTCTGAGATCGGCTCCGGATCATTACCCGCCTTTACACATGATACAAAAAACACAACGACGTTGAAGACAGTCGTATCAAGTTCAGGAACAACTCTCGATGATTCAGTAATTTCCACACTGAGATCTAAGCtgaataagaagaaaaatctaCCGCTAGAGATAAAGCTTGATACAAAAGTTAAGGTAAAAATTGGAAGCTTGAAGACGACGAAAGTTGGAATTAGAGTTAACTGTGATGGTATTAAGATCACTGTTCCTTCCGGGAAAACTCCGACGAAAGCTACTACTTCCGATGTGAAATGCAAAGTGGATCTTCGGATCAAGATCTGGAAATGGACTCTCTGA